A window of the Theileria parva strain Muguga chromosome 2, complete sequence, whole genome shotgun sequence genome harbors these coding sequences:
- the pyrG gene encoding CTP synthase, protein MKYVVVIGGIMSGIGKGTLLSSIGVVLRSRNISMSAVKIDPYLNLDAGTLSPNEHGEVYVLDDGGEADLDLGNYERFLNLKLTRSHSLTSGKVYSRVFDKERRGDYLGKTVQVVPHIVQEVIEWIEEASRKNVDRKGWRDPEICLLEIGGTVGDIESEVYVETIRQLKLKLGNENVCLCHLSYVPIVGRQDEQKSKPTQHSVKALSQRGLQPDMIFCRCMNELTSSTKEKIAFFTQVKFKNVISVHNTSDLYRVPLMLDEQHVAESILELLNFTPNTVDPMPIEYSLEHWSRFCENPENESVTVGIVGKYSASTDSYLSVLNALKHSSLECNLKLNIKWVDYSQFEDYNSEKFKSHFKDLDGVLIPGGFGTRGFKGKKMAVRYCRLNKVPFLGICLALQLTVVDVAEEFEPKACHGEDSKSPEKYHVVTLMPEFSGKDKKGGTMRLGALETKLVKGTLIYSLYDQNETIVERHRHRYQVNPAYEEPLAKHGVVFSGRDPAKGRVSVVELKDHPFFLCTQFHPEYKSTPITPSPPYLGFILACKNRLKERLEKNNGKLLPGSSYYH, encoded by the exons ATGAAGTACGTTGTTGTTATTGGGGGAATCATGAGCGGAATCGGAAAGGGCACACTCCTGAGCAGCATCGGAGTAGTTTTGCGCTCTAGAAACATTTCAATGTCCGCTGTTAAAATCGACCCTTACCTAAACTTGGACGCAGGAACTCTTTCGCCTAACGAACATGGAGAG GTTTACGTTCTTGACGACGGAGGAGAAGCTGACTTGGATTTGGGAAATTATGAAAGATTCCTcaacttaaaattaactagaAGTCACAGCCTTACCTCAGGAAAGGTTTATAGCCGCGTTTTCGATAAAGAACGTAGAGGAGACTATTTGGGAAAAACTGTTCAA GTAGTACCTCATATAGTCCAAGAGGTGATAGAATGGATAGAGGAAGCTTCTAGAAAGAATGTTGATAGGAAGGGTTGGCGTGATCCTGAAATATGTCTCTTGGAAATTGGAGGAACAGTTGGAGACATTGAGTCTGAGGTGTATGTGGAAACGATCAGGCAATTAAAGCTCAAACTAGGAAACGAAAACGTCTGTTTGTGTCATCTTTCATACGTTCCAATTGTCGGACGCCAAGACGAACAGAAATCTAAACCCACTCAACATTCGGTTAAA gcACTTTCACAAAGAGGTTTACAACCGGATATGATATTTTGCCGCTGTATGAATGAGTTAACAAGCTCAACTAAGGAAAAGATTGCCTTTTTTACACAAGTCAAATTCAAAAAT GTCATCAGTGTACACAATACATCTGATTTATATCGTGTTCCACTAATGCTTGATGAACAACATGTTGCGGAATCCATTCTTgaa TTGTTGAATTTCACACCGAATACTGTTGATCCAATGCCAATTGAGTATTCATTGGAGCATTGGAGTCGATTTTGTGAGAATCCGGAAAACGAATCTGTTACAGTAGGGATTGTGGGAAAATACAGTGCCTCAACTGACAGTTATTTATCAGTTCTGAACGCATTAAAACACTCGTCGCTCGAGTGTAATCTTAAACTCAACATCAAATGGGTAGACTACTCCCAGTTTGAAG ATTACAACTCtgaaaaattcaaatcTCATTTTAAAGATCTAGACGGAGTTCTCATCCCag GAGGGTTTGGAACGAGAGGATTTAAAGGCAAAAAGATGGCAGTGAGGTACTGTAGGTTGAATAAAGTGCCGTTTTTGGGGATATGTTTGGCATTGCAGTTGACAGTGGTGGACGTGGCTGAGGAGTTTGAACCCAAAGCATGTCACGGCGAGGACTCAAAGTCCCCTGAAAAGTACCACGTGGTAACTTTGATGCCTGAGTTCTCAGGAAAGGATAAAAAAGGTGGAACAATGAGGCTTGGAGCACTTGAAACGAAGCTGGTAAAAGGTACATTAATCTACAGTCTATACGACCAGAACGAGACGATAGTGGAAAGGCATAGGCATAGATACCAAGTGAACCCGGCTTACGAGGAACCATTAGCTAAGCACGGAGTGGTGTTCTCAGGAAGAGATCCAGCTAAGGGAAGAGTAAGTGTAGTTGAACTTAAGGATCACCCGTTCTTCCTATGTACCCAGTTCCACCCAGAGTATAAATCTACTCCAATAACACCCAGCCCCCCGTATTTAGGCTTCATCCTTGCTTGTAAAAATAGGCTTAAGGAAAGGcttgaaaaaaataacgGAAAGCTACTCCCCGGATCATCCTACTACcactaa
- the PSME3 gene encoding Proteasome activator pa28 beta subunit family protein, with amino-acid sequence MEKKLNGISVDKIDPLDPEVKDKYQLFKEEITRSALFSLRERIPQKILYFNSLVAENSKNGCIFSSSDLDQESYRCLVNHDVDSKRPKRTHDQTTDVFLPSHKQIFAELEKIKLEASELIEIISNIKLWIQLNVPRIEDGNNFGVGIQEEVIQELTRVEDTAFNLYDAIVKYYMARAKLSTKVIKYPNVDDYGEAIRELDEKEWIHIKITKVDMRNNYSMLYDLLCKNWEKVVKPKSEDGRYRMTF; translated from the exons atggaaaAAAAGCTAAATGGGATATCAGTGGACAAAATAGATCCATTGGACCCCGAGGTAAAAGATAAGTACCAGTTGTTCAAGGAGGAAATCACCCGATCGGCGTTATTCTCATTAAGGGAGAGGATTCCTCAAAAAATTCTGTATTTTAACTCACTAGTG GCTGAAAACTCCAAAAATGGGTGCATTTTCAGCTCCAGTGACCTAGATCAGGAATCATATAGATGTCTGGTAAACCATGATGTCGATTCCAAAAGGCCCAAAAGGACCCATGATCAA ACCACTGACGTCTTTCTACCTTCACATAAACAAATCTTCGCAGAACTCGAAAAAATCAAACTCGAAGCTTCTGAATTAATTGAAATT ATAAGTAACATAAAGCTGTGGATCCAGTTAAATGTTCCCCGAATAGAGGACGGGAACAACTTTGGAGTTGGGATTCAGGAAGAAGTAATACAGGAATTGACACGAGTTGAAGATACAGCATTCAACTTATACGACGCTATAGTCAAGTATTATATGgcaag AGCCAAACTATCTACAAAAGTTATAAAATACCCAAACGTGGATGACTACGGAGAG GCAATAAGAGAATTAGACGAAAAGGAATGGATACATATCAAAATTACCAAAGTTGATATGAGAAATAACTATAGCATGTTATATGATTTACTTTGCAAG AATTGGGAAAAGGTTGTGAAGCCCAAAAGTGAGGACGGGCGATATCGTATGACCTTTTAG
- a CDS encoding 50S ribosome-binding GTPase family protein, whose amino-acid sequence MKILLINYLSFITVISRVSIAYNCKIVDGICNLRNTLNNLKTNVNKGLIPSRKYNLSFVGLNNNFNKNVLLEKYICNGLFSLEQAQESTQVGSTSEVQKEDYDIFPDVAPIENLGETLVFSDFSDLYKDLTVPIKTDQSPDKTEPISESFDKTVEDELDRQFLLGETVYSLSKRLFVKRLFKKLPQIVDTKPFLVRSKAYVKGKVGSKCDLSVFDSNKVKTAEIEEDPFKDVKSILPGVFTGLHTLKHTKKRIIRELKVKLDLYVKAITSPLKNITNFYGQLLKYIHPFQYTMLKTCLYELYSTGKSKIPFDNLMGELELAKKQIIFRGNDINKQIGKIKRSRDAFNFVKENVLELDSLYSSFQNLYDHYKQYFTVLSRLPVLDIEKPIISIIGHVNVGKTTLFNKLSQGLILSDLKDHVEIISDSLGLRWSNLKNNFKKLNKEGKVANYKFTTRGINLSILTYKVNNFIFEGQIIDTPGLLWRQGHTNYNSYEKLTYSALKDLPSGVIFCFDLSSSNSLNDQINLYTTLRERFPQRPWINVIVQENEENYKILKDMEIEIYNTKDFISKIEPMFNTLHNILNIYYTW is encoded by the exons ATGAAGATCctattgataaattatttatcatttatcACAGTTATAAGTAGGGTATCTATCGCAtataactgtaaaatagtagATGGAATTTGTAACCTTAGAAACACACtaaataatcttaaaacaaatgtaaataaagGTTTAATTCCAAGCAGGAAGTATAATTTGTCATTTGTAGGATTAAATAACAACTTTAACAAGAATGTATTATTAgaaaaatatatatgtaaTGGATTGTTTTCTCTTGAACAGGCACAAGAATCTACTCAGGTTGGTTCCACCAGTGAAGTACAGAAAGAAGATTATGATATATTTCCGGACGTAGCTCCTATTGAAAATTTGGGTGAAACGTTGGTATTTTCAGATTTTTCTGACCTTTATAAGGATCTGACTGTTCCTATTAAGACTGATCAATCTCCTGATAAAACTGAGCCAATTTCAGAAAGTTTTGATAAGACCGTAGAAGATGAGTTGGATAGGCAATTTTTACTTGGAGAAACTGTTTACTCTCTCTCGAAGAGACTTTTCGTAAAGAGACTCTTTAAAAAGCTGCCACAAATTGTAGATACTAAACCATTTCTTGTGAGGTCAAAAGCGTATGTAAAGGGCAAGGTAGGATCTAAATGTGACCTGAGTGTTTTCGATTCCAACAAGGTAAAGACTGCTGAGATTGAAGAAGATCCATTTAAAGATGTTAAAAGTATTCTACCGGGAGTTTTTACTGGCCTTCATACATTGAAACACACCAAGAAGAGAATTATTCGTGAACTTAAAGTAAAGCTTGATTTATATGTTAAAGCAATTACATCTCCACTGAAAAACATCACAAATTTTTATGGGCAATTGTTGAAGTATATTCACCCGTTTCAATACACCATGTTGAAAACATGCTTGTATGAACTATATTCAACTGGGAAATCCAAGATACCTTTTGATAATCTTATGGGTGAACTTGAACTGGCAAAAAAACAGATAATTTTCAGAGGCaatgatataaataaacaaattgGTAAAATAAAGAGGAGTAGAGACGCGTTTAATTTCGTAAAGGAAAATGTACTTGAATTGGATTCACTGTATTCAAGTTTCCAAAATCTTTATGACCACtataaacaatattttactgTTTTATCACGTTTACCAGTTTTAGATATTGAAAAACCTATCATTTCAATCATTGGACATGTAAACGTTGGAAAAACAACTTtattcaacaaattatcaCAAGGCTTAATATTAAGTGATTTAAAGGACCATGTTGAGATTATTTCAGACTCTCTTGGATTACGTTGGTCTAAtctcaaaaataatttcaaaaaactaaataaagAGGGAAAGGTTGCCAACTATAAATTCACTACTAGaggaataaatttatctattttaacttataaagtaaataatttcatatttGAAGGTCAGATAATAGATACACCTGGATTATTGTGGCGACAAGGTCATACGAATTATAATTCTTACGAAAAATTAACT tattCTGCTTTGAAGGATTTACCTTCAGGAGTTATATTTTGTTTTGATTTATCAAGTAGTAACTCTTTAAATGATCAAATTAATCTCTATACAACATTAAGGGAACGTTTTCCACAAAGGCCATG GATAAATGTAATTGTTCAAGAGAATgaagaaaattataaaattttaaaagatatg GAAATTGAAATATACAACACTAAAGATTTTATATCAAAAATAGAGCCAATGTTTAATACATTACATAATATTCtgaatatatattatacatgGTAG
- a CDS encoding DNA primase small subunit protein: protein MPIQADSIVTESNLRFYYKNFCPIKDLVRWISYEDPTILRRREISLTLHKGDTTDAAEIYLRWQTFESFENGFETLCNSDSVPFKFDIGAIYSKKISLMQLSGDFRPVEREIVFDIDMDDYDEFRTCCSEKKVCNKCWRYIKIAVELITKTLKEDFGFVDILWVYSGRRGIHCWVCDRAARQLPAEGRISIIEYLNLISDGFAKKVNLYAVDKHPLVLRAFHICYRNFNHLLSEQNFFYHKHHIKSLLDYVPEKYSNVRKSLNNCLENSQKRYSSVDFFNSICDMLNLVRPEDYIGKVESGDFPGFFMEIVIAFSYPRLDVNVTKDMGHLLKSPFCVHAKTGRICVPLDHENLDKFNPESVPTIESLINHYNEGGDVNNSPISQNLLYFREKFLSKCLSNLKKGKVNGVEF, encoded by the exons ATGCCAATTCAGGCTGATTCCATCGTTACGGAATCCAATTTACGCTTCTACTAca AAAACTTTTGCCCTATTAAGGACTTGGTAAGATGGATAAGTTACGAAG ACCCTACCATATTAAGGAGAAGAGAGATCTCACTTACTCTTCACAAAGGGGACACTACTGATGCTGCTGAAATTTACCTGAGATGGCaa ACTTTTGAAAGTTTTGAAAACGGCTTTGAGACTCTTTGTAACTCCGATTCTGTACCGTTTAAATTCGATATTG GTGCTATATATAGCAAAAAGATATCACTGATGCAGTTGAGTGGTGATTTTAGACCAGTAGAGCGTGAGATAGTGTTTGACATAGACATGGACGACTATGACGAGTTTCGAACATGTTGTTCTGAAAAGAAGGTGTGTAACAAGTGCTGGAGGTATATTAAGATCGCAGTAGAGTTGATTACGAAGACTCTGAAGGAGGACTTTGGGTTTGTTGATATTCTCTGGGTATACTCAGGAAGGCGTGGGATCCATTGCTGGGTGTGTGATAGAGCGGCCAGACAATTACCTGCCGAGGGAAGAATCTCAATCATCGAGTATCTAAACCTAATCTCAGACGGCTTCGCCAAGAAAGTTAACCTCTATGCCGTAGACAAACATCCTCTAGTTCTCAGAGCCTTTCACATTTGTTACCGTAACTTCAATCACCTTCTCTCAGAACAAAATTTTTTCTATCACAAACATCACATTAAATCACTACTGGACTATGTACCAGAAAAATACTCCAACGTTAGAAAATCTCTAAATAACTGTCTCGAAAACTCTCaaa AAAGGTATAGTTCAGTGGATTTTTTTAACAGTATTTGTGACATGTTGAATTTGGTACGACCCGAGGATTACATTGGGAAGGTGGAATCTGGCGATTTCCCTGGCTTTTTCATGGAGATTGTTATTGCGTTCTCTTACCCGAGACTTGATGTTAATGTCACCAAAGATATGGGACATTTGCTAAAGTCGCCCTTCTGTGTACACGCTAAAACTG GGAGGATATGTGTGCCTTTGGACCATGAAAATTTGGATAAGTTCAATCCAGAATCTGTTCCAACCATAG AGAGTTTGATTAATCATTATAATGAGGGAGGAGATGTGAATAACTCGCCAATATCGCAGAATCTGTTGTATTTCCGGGAAAAATTTCTTAGTAAGTGTTTGTCAAACCTAAAGAAGG GGAAGGTAAATGGTGTCGAATTCTAG
- a CDS encoding WD domain G-beta repeat protein produces MESDEGYIYKSPSVVWPQKGLLLYGSGTVLYVFDYKESKLSKKLQYSEPNQFVRSIYIDEDSVVVGFDNKVFTVYDSSFNVLLTRKFNKKISFIALSEGNVIICDFFGDVSILKLDLDSIKSSKNRNIDSKLAEEKNIKASEDTTRNKLTSGSGDVIVPFSHYSTITSSLIYNDLLFTGNKDGKIFVNSLSNLHEIKNIYLSHKMSISCLDVREDLNLLLSLSIDDTIRFWNIKTGLEVYRIIIENMKCLSYYFKTRRNLIILLCLDEILVINFSFIKLQLLGYQVYKLPFTAQMCTFLEDTLFIIDDYSSLYKIDSINGVGTDCKVTGNKIAIPVNSTVLENVVCIYKGDNKCNKINIKKNVNV; encoded by the exons ATGGAATCTGATGAAGGATACATATATAAATCTCCTTCTGTAGTTTGGCCCCAAAAAGGCTTACTTTTATACGGATCTGGAACAGTTTTATACGTTTTCGACTACAA AGAATCcaaattatccaaaaaGTTACAATATTCTGAGCCAAACCAATTTGTTCGGAGTATTTAT attgACGAGGATTCAGTTGTAGTTGGGTTTGATAACAAGGTTTTTACCGTTTATGACAGCTCTTTTAACGTATTATTAACTAG aaaatttaataaaaaaatctCATTTATCGCATTATCTGAGGGCAATGTCATTATCTGTGATTTCTTCGGGGATGTTTCCATTCTGAAATTGGACTTGGATTCTATTAAAAGTTCTAAAAATAGAAACATTGACTCAAAATTGGCAGAAGAAAAGAATATTAAAGCATCAGAAGATACCACTAGGAACAAACTAACTAGTGGCAGTGGAGATGTAATCGTTCCCTTTTCTCATTATAGTACCATAACATCATCA TTGATCTACAATGATTTACTGTTTACTGGAAATAAGGATGGAAAGATATTCGTCAATTCTTTATCAAATTTGCACGAAATAAAGAACATTTACTTATCACAcaaaat GTCAATTAGTTGTTTGGATGTAAGGGAGGATTTGAATTTACTACTTTCTCTATCCATTGATGATACCATACGGTTTTGGAATATTAAAACAGGTTTGGAAGTGTACAGGATTATTATTGAAAATATGAAATGCTTAAGTTATTACTTTAAAACTAGAAGAAATTTGATCATTCTGCTTTGCTTGGACGAGATTCTTGTAATCAATTTcagttttattaaattacaattaCTTGGTTATCAAGTGTACAAATTACCCTTCACAGCCCAAATGTGTACATTTTTAGAAGATACGCTGTTCATAATTGACGATTATTCAAGTTTATACAAAATTGACAGTATTAATGGAGTTGGTACAGATTGTAAAGTAACTGGGAATAAAATAGCAATACCAGTCAACTCAACAGTGTTGGAAAATGTAGTGTGTATTTACAAAGGCGACAATAAATGCAACaagataaatattaaaaagaATGTTAACgtgtaa
- a CDS encoding putative integral membrane protein has translation MSIINNLRSFDYKYCNLAVLSVFALFQSSKCFFDRNSGDIIGSYITQKNISDNGTLTKDNYKDLKLKKLDSYGFWAILEDRKTKEYIYMKSKNLKDGMSKFLSLKEFKDKPYLLKKKLLGFTSNPFKESQTSEWIHTKTSKTTFQSNPTRNNAGIATLTVFLLGFFCTLAFGAFKSVDIIKTLPCVNFIKTCCKENTKVTKLIGKDLSIRNLEGKLTNNYFNGDVIVSGNDKKQLLLNVAVYRDSNNAPFKLITLNIKEVM, from the exons atgagTATCATAAATAATCTCAGAAGTTTCgattataaatattgtaatttAGCAGTTCTCAGTGTTTTTGCACTGTTTCAGTCCTCAAAATGTTTTTTTGATAG aaaCTCTGGTGACATTATTGGATCATATATTACCCAGAAg AATATATCTGATAATGGTACACTTACAAAGGATAACTATAAGGATTTGAAGctgaaaaaattagattCTTATGGATTCTGGGCTATTCTAGAGGATAGAAAAACAAAG GAATATATTTACATGAAGTCTAAAAACCTTAAAGATGGAATGAGT aaatttttatccttaaaAGAGTTCAAGGATAAGCCCTATTTGCTGAAAAAGAAGCTCCTAGGATTCACTTCAAACCCTTTCAAA GAGTCTCAAACATCAGAATGGATACATACCAAAACCTCAAAAACAACTTTCCAAA GTAACCCTACCCGAAACAATGCTGGGATTGCTACTTTAACAGTATTTTTGCTAGGGTTTTTCTGTACATTAGCGTTTGGAGCTTTTAAGTCTGTAgatataattaaaactCTTCCATGTGTAAACTTTATTAAGACTTGTTGTAAGGAGAACACCAAAGTTACAAAACTCATCGGGAAAGACCTGTCAATTAGAAACCTTGAAGGCAAATTAAccaataattatttcaatgGCGATGTCATTGTATCAggaaatgataaaaaacaattacTACtg aaCGTAGCTGTGTATAGAGATTCAAATAATGCACCCTTCAAATTAATTACACTAAACATAAAAGaagtaatgtaa
- a CDS encoding ELMO/CED-12 family protein has product MLSRIYDYVISLVTRTSQAQRILLDLDLVDIIVSLFKDLEPVSYKVHDPKVLSEFQAHCGEKLNPYIFSEIQSGSKEHERITDLVMKNLDIDSKYRHLVLDSVVQMCKFYSDLKKFDETCLVEISEKTHAKHFERIWKVLENRKLPKSLHVCKSDDFNSWGCLGFQMPLTDFRKTGFLGLLSLEWMVETYPETSRKALELSRNEQNWFPFTLTSINVTSWVLDFYNEGKLNCFSYNNDTEPLETFYTLHSYFFLNFVKFFLNSNLNNDILNFNKISKEYKSELGNKFKKILNENKSDKLHGNNLLKNLKEELNVLELYITR; this is encoded by the exons ATGTTGTCCAGGATTTATGATTACGTGATTAGTCTGGTGACTAGAACCTCTCAAGCTCAAAGAATCCTTCTTGACCTTGATTTGGTTGATATCATCGTTTCTTTGTTCAAGGATTTAGAACCTGTCAGTTATAAAGTTCATGACCCGAAAGTTTTATCTGAATTCCAGGCTCATTGTGGAGAAAAGCTGAATCCATAC ATATTTTCTGAAATACAAAGTGGTTCAAAAGAACATGAAAGAATTACAGATTTGGTGATGAAAAATCTGGATATAGACTCTAAATATCGTCATTTGGTTTTGGATTCTGTTgtacaaatgtgtaaattctATTCAGATTTAAAGAAATTTGACGAAACTTGTCTAGTAGAAATCTCAGAGAAAACCCACGCCAAG CATTTTGAGAGAATTTGGAAAGTTCTGGAAAACAGAAAGCTTCCAAAGTCTTTGCATGTTTGCAAGTCTGATGATTTTAATAGTTGGGGGTGTTTAGGGTTCCAAATGCCGTTAACTGATTTTAGGAAAACTGGTTTCCTGGGGCTTTTATCACTCGAATGGATGGTTGAGACCTACCCTGAAACCTCAAGAAAGGCCTTAGAATTGTCTAGAAATGAACAAAATTGGTTCCCTTTTACACTTACTAGTATTAATGTCACATCTTGGGTTCTTGATTTTTACAATGAGGGGAAACTAAATTGTTTCAGTTACAACAACGACACTGAACCACTGGAGACTTTTTACACTCTGCATTCATACTtctttttaaattttgtcAAATTCTTTCTCaactcaaatttaaacaatgatatattaaattttaacaag ATATCTAAAGAATACAAAAGTGAACTgggtaataaatttaaaaaaatactaaatgaaaataaatcgGATAAATTACATGGAAACAACTTGTTAAAGAATCTTAAAGAGGAGTTAAATGttttagaattatatattacacGTTAA
- a CDS encoding Single-strand binding family protein: MIFVFLFYNFCCCFALRTSPHSRKLFFINSSPPLQFNNRIQKLYEYDESFNDLVDNYESQEDSQHYQEGSFQQKEVPRDHFDLSANSVTLCGRIGFIAEPTVFPSGFRALKLSIATSDREKDGIVKTQWHRVILYGNRNVDYVYSRARVGDKALVIGQLKYYKPQNFDASGVSRPKIAEVSVSSLRGGDTFILMPKNPSNPENNYVAANQQIYPENF, from the exons ATGATTTTTGTAttcttattttacaatttttgCTGCTGTTTCGCGCTGAGAACCAGCCCACATTCGAGGAAGCtttttttcataaattcTAGCCCTCCTCTTCAGTTCAACAATAGAATTCAGAAACTTTACGAATACGATGAATCATTCAATGATCTTGTAGATAATTATGAATCCCAGGAGGATTCTCAGCATTACCAAGAAGGGTCTTTCCAGCAAAAGGAAGTACCCCGTGATCAC ttCGATTTATCCGCAAATTCAGTCACGCTCTGTGGAAGGATCGGATTCATAGCTGAACCTACTGTTTTTCCAAGTGGATTCAGGGCTTTAAAACTATCTATTGCTACTTCAGAT AGGGAGAAAGACGGAATAGTTAAAACGCAATGGCACAGAGTTATCCTATACGGAAATCGAAATGTGGACTACGTTTATTCCCGAGCCAG GGTTGGGGACAAGGCTCTTGTGATTGGTCAGCTTAAATACTACAAACCTCAAAATTTCG aCGCAAGTGGAGTTAGTCGGCCTAAGATCGCTGAAGTTTCCGTGAGTTCACTCAGGGGAGGTGACACCTTCATATTAATGCCTAAGAATCCTTCTAATCCTGAGAATAATTATGTCGCTGCAAACCAACAAATTTACCCAGAAAATTTCTAA